In Mycobacterium sp. 050128, one genomic interval encodes:
- a CDS encoding CaiB/BaiF CoA transferase family protein — protein MTGPLTGLHVVEIANQIAGPYAAKLFVDLGAEVTKIEPPAGDPLRRWGPFGDADSACGGLFGYLNAGKSGATLDLDEPKSVAAARELIAGAHLLVENFAPATLDGWGLGIDTLQQLNPNLVVLRISHCGQSGPMRDRPMTPLTLQAASGWISSRDPDRPPVQVGGRISEYVAGSYGALGALTALRMRSVGRIREVDVSQVEALLSTLPYPMLMAQRMKRLGLPANMRSAPMLGVVRAADGWVGINCLTGQHWLDVCAMLGLPEYGEQQIAIMLGGPERDEFFAKAEPMLAAQTVAEIVELGQALRIPAAPVNDGASVLECPQYAKRGFFVESGSHRRPGPPYRFSKTPVPQPGPPPRLGARPAPWSTAGQPLSPAAGEVPFAGLRVLDLTTFWAGAYLTCYLGAFGADVVKVESIQRPDGHRYSGAFAYEGDDWYERSPIWQGTNLNKRDLTLDLTSRRGLEIARRLAAAADVVVENFSPRVVENFGLDYDALTALNPDVIMIRMPGYGLAGPWRDYVGWALNFEQTAGMSAITGYPDGPPCNPQGPADPIVGVHAAVALLAALEHRSRTGAGQLIEVAQIEVAAAVTAEPVIEYSMNGVVSSRQGNRQRGYLQGVYPTAADGAWVAISLPGDETIDHDVFDELVAAWTRAQQPADIIKSLVKQGIPVEQVITGEQMYDPEFIGAQLDARGFYEEFEHPITGPHRYPGWPFRISPGPDRHHRGAPPTLGQHNNEILRGLGLSDDEVAALRDQRVIGERVRGA, from the coding sequence GTGACGGGACCCCTCACCGGGCTCCACGTCGTCGAAATCGCCAACCAGATCGCAGGTCCTTACGCCGCAAAGCTTTTCGTAGACCTCGGCGCCGAGGTCACCAAGATCGAGCCGCCCGCCGGGGATCCGCTGCGCCGCTGGGGCCCGTTCGGAGATGCCGACTCGGCATGCGGCGGCTTGTTCGGATACCTCAATGCGGGCAAGAGCGGTGCCACCCTTGATCTCGATGAGCCGAAAAGCGTTGCGGCCGCCCGCGAACTGATCGCCGGCGCGCATCTGCTGGTGGAGAACTTCGCACCCGCAACGCTGGACGGCTGGGGCCTCGGCATCGATACCCTGCAACAGCTCAACCCGAACCTGGTGGTGCTGCGTATTTCTCACTGCGGCCAGTCGGGACCGATGCGGGACCGGCCGATGACGCCGCTGACCTTGCAGGCGGCATCGGGCTGGATCAGTAGCCGGGATCCCGACCGCCCACCGGTGCAGGTCGGTGGCCGGATCTCCGAATATGTCGCGGGGTCCTACGGGGCACTGGGAGCGCTGACCGCGCTGCGCATGCGGTCCGTCGGCCGGATCCGCGAGGTGGACGTGTCGCAGGTCGAGGCGTTGCTGTCGACGCTGCCCTATCCGATGCTGATGGCGCAGCGGATGAAACGACTTGGGCTGCCGGCGAATATGCGCTCGGCACCGATGCTGGGAGTGGTGCGGGCCGCCGACGGCTGGGTGGGCATCAACTGCCTGACGGGCCAGCACTGGCTCGACGTGTGCGCGATGCTCGGGCTGCCCGAGTACGGCGAGCAGCAGATCGCGATCATGCTGGGCGGTCCCGAACGCGACGAATTCTTCGCCAAGGCCGAGCCGATGCTTGCTGCGCAGACGGTAGCCGAGATCGTCGAACTGGGCCAGGCGCTGCGGATTCCGGCCGCCCCGGTCAACGACGGCGCCAGCGTACTGGAGTGCCCGCAGTACGCCAAGCGCGGATTCTTCGTCGAATCCGGTTCGCATCGACGCCCCGGGCCGCCCTACCGGTTCTCGAAAACGCCTGTGCCGCAACCAGGCCCGCCGCCACGCCTGGGGGCAAGGCCCGCCCCGTGGTCCACCGCGGGCCAACCGCTGTCGCCGGCAGCAGGCGAGGTGCCGTTCGCCGGATTGCGGGTGCTGGATCTGACCACGTTTTGGGCGGGCGCGTATCTGACCTGCTACCTCGGCGCGTTCGGCGCCGACGTCGTCAAGGTCGAATCGATCCAGCGGCCCGACGGCCACCGCTACTCGGGGGCGTTCGCCTACGAGGGCGACGATTGGTACGAGCGCAGTCCCATCTGGCAGGGCACCAACCTCAACAAGCGCGACCTGACGCTAGACCTGACTTCGCGGCGTGGCCTCGAGATCGCCCGCCGGCTCGCCGCTGCGGCCGATGTCGTGGTGGAGAATTTCTCGCCGCGCGTGGTGGAGAACTTCGGACTGGATTACGACGCGCTGACCGCGCTGAACCCCGACGTGATCATGATACGGATGCCCGGCTACGGATTGGCCGGCCCGTGGCGCGACTACGTCGGCTGGGCCCTGAACTTCGAGCAGACCGCCGGCATGTCGGCGATCACCGGCTATCCCGACGGGCCGCCCTGCAATCCGCAGGGCCCGGCCGACCCGATCGTCGGGGTGCACGCAGCAGTCGCGCTGCTCGCCGCGCTCGAACACCGCAGCCGGACCGGCGCAGGGCAGCTGATCGAAGTCGCCCAAATCGAGGTCGCCGCGGCCGTGACCGCCGAGCCGGTGATCGAGTACTCGATGAACGGGGTCGTCTCGTCCCGGCAAGGCAACCGTCAGCGCGGCTACCTGCAGGGCGTCTATCCGACCGCCGCCGACGGTGCGTGGGTTGCGATATCGCTGCCCGGCGACGAGACGATCGACCACGACGTCTTCGACGAGCTGGTTGCCGCCTGGACCCGCGCGCAACAGCCCGCTGACATCATCAAAAGTCTTGTAAAGCAGGGCATTCCGGTTGAGCAGGTGATCACCGGCGAGCAGATGTATGACCCCGAGTTCATCGGCGCCCAGCTCGACGCGCGTGGCTTCTACGAAGAGTTCGAACATCCGATCACCGGCCCGCACCGCTATCCCGGCTGGCCGTTTCGCATCAGTCCCGGCCCAGACCGCCACCACCGCGGCGCGCCGCCGACACTGGGGCAGCACAACAACGAGATCCTGCGTGGTCTCGGTCTGTCCGACGACGAGGTGGCCGCGCTGCGCGATCAGCGGGTGATCGGCGAGCGGGTGCGCGGCGCCTAG
- the dapD gene encoding 2,3,4,5-tetrahydropyridine-2,6-dicarboxylate N-succinyltransferase, with protein sequence MTAVTGAAGIGLATLASDGSILDTWFPAPELTESDTSGTSRLALSDVPPELAALVGRDDDRNTETVAVRTVIGSLDEVAADAYDAYLRLHLLSHRLVAPHGLNAGGLFGVLTNVVWTNHGPCAIEGFETVRARLRRKGQVTVYGVDKFPRMVDYVMPTGVRIADADRVRLGAHLASGTTVMHEGFVNYNAGTLGTSMVEGRISAGVVVGDGSDIGGGASIMGTLSGGGTEVISIGKRCLLGANAGLGISLGDDCVIEAGLYVTAGTKVITPEAKTMKALELSGGNNLLFRRNSVSGAVEVVARGGQGIALNEDLHAN encoded by the coding sequence CTGACCGCCGTGACTGGAGCTGCAGGTATCGGGCTGGCGACGCTGGCTTCCGACGGATCGATCCTCGACACGTGGTTTCCCGCACCGGAACTGACGGAGTCGGACACCAGCGGCACGTCGCGCCTCGCGCTGTCCGATGTTCCGCCGGAGCTGGCCGCACTGGTCGGACGCGACGACGACCGCAACACCGAAACCGTGGCCGTGCGCACGGTTATCGGCTCACTCGACGAGGTGGCCGCCGACGCCTACGACGCCTACCTGCGGCTGCATCTGCTGTCGCACCGCCTGGTCGCGCCGCATGGGCTGAACGCCGGCGGCTTGTTCGGGGTGTTGACCAATGTGGTGTGGACTAACCACGGACCCTGCGCGATCGAGGGTTTCGAGACGGTCCGCGCGCGGCTGCGCCGCAAGGGGCAGGTGACCGTCTACGGCGTCGACAAGTTCCCGAGGATGGTCGACTACGTGATGCCCACCGGGGTCCGCATCGCCGACGCCGACCGGGTGCGCCTGGGCGCGCACCTCGCATCCGGCACCACGGTGATGCACGAAGGTTTCGTCAACTACAACGCCGGCACGCTGGGCACGTCGATGGTCGAAGGCCGCATCTCGGCCGGCGTGGTGGTGGGCGACGGCTCCGACATCGGCGGCGGCGCCTCGATCATGGGCACACTGTCCGGCGGTGGCACCGAAGTCATTTCGATCGGCAAGAGGTGTCTGCTCGGCGCCAACGCGGGCCTGGGCATCTCGCTGGGCGACGACTGCGTCATCGAAGCCGGCCTGTATGTCACGGCCGGCACCAAAGTCATTACGCCCGAGGCCAAAACGATGAAGGCACTCGAGCTGTCGGGCGGCAACAACCTGTTGTTCCGCCGCAATTCGGTCAGCGGTGCCGTGGAAGTGGTGGCCCGCGGCGGTCAGGGCATTGCGCTGAACGAGGACCTGCACGCCAACTGA
- the dapE gene encoding succinyl-diaminopimelate desuccinylase encodes MLDLHSDPIELTAALVDIPSESRDEARIADEVEAALRAQTTGFEIVRSGNAVLARTQRNLPSRVLLAGHLDTVPVADNLPSHRCTGAEGDVLHGCGTSDMKSGDAVFLHLAATVAEPAHDLTLVLYDCEEIDAAANGLGRIERELPDWLAADVAILGEPTGGYIEAGCQGTLRVVVSATGTRAHSARSWLGDNAIHKLGTVLDRLASYQARTVDIDGCQYREGLSAVRVDGGVAGNVIPDAASVTVNYRFAPDRSLTEALQHVHDVLDGIDVRIEQTDGAAGALPGLSRPAAKALVEAAGGQVRAKYGWTDVSRFAALGIPAVNFGPGDPNLAHTRDERVPVAAITAAVDMLRGYLGG; translated from the coding sequence GTGCTGGACTTGCATTCCGATCCGATCGAGTTGACCGCGGCGCTGGTCGACATCCCCAGCGAGTCGCGAGACGAAGCACGCATCGCCGACGAGGTGGAGGCCGCGCTGCGCGCCCAGACCACCGGCTTCGAGATCGTCCGCAGCGGCAACGCGGTGCTGGCGCGCACCCAGCGAAACCTGCCGTCGCGGGTGCTGCTGGCCGGCCATCTCGACACCGTCCCGGTTGCCGACAACCTGCCCAGCCATCGCTGCACCGGCGCCGAAGGCGATGTGCTGCACGGCTGTGGCACTTCGGACATGAAATCCGGCGACGCCGTCTTTCTGCATCTGGCCGCCACGGTGGCCGAACCGGCACACGATCTGACGCTGGTGCTCTACGACTGCGAGGAAATCGACGCGGCTGCAAACGGTTTGGGCCGCATCGAGCGCGAGCTGCCGGACTGGTTGGCCGCCGACGTCGCGATCCTGGGCGAGCCCACCGGCGGCTACATCGAGGCCGGCTGCCAGGGGACGCTGCGAGTTGTGGTCAGCGCCACCGGAACTCGCGCGCACTCGGCGCGGTCATGGTTGGGCGACAACGCAATTCACAAACTCGGTACGGTGCTGGACCGGTTGGCCTCGTACCAGGCTCGGACGGTCGACATCGACGGCTGCCAATACCGCGAAGGCCTCTCGGCGGTGCGGGTCGACGGCGGCGTCGCCGGCAACGTGATTCCCGACGCCGCCTCGGTCACCGTCAATTACCGCTTCGCCCCCGACCGGTCGCTCACCGAGGCGCTGCAACACGTGCACGACGTGCTGGACGGAATCGACGTGCGGATCGAGCAGACCGACGGCGCGGCGGGAGCGCTACCCGGGTTGTCGCGGCCGGCCGCCAAGGCGCTGGTCGAGGCCGCCGGTGGGCAGGTGCGCGCCAAGTACGGCTGGACGGACGTGTCCCGATTCGCCGCCCTGGGCATCCCGGCGGTCAACTTCGGGCCCGGCGACCCCAACCTGGCGCACACCCGCGACGAGCGGGTACCCGTCGCCGCGATCACCGCCGCCGTGGACATGCTGCGGGGATACCTGGGCGGCTAA
- a CDS encoding cytochrome P450: MQSSFPLHSPDFYAGDPYPCYQELRATAPVCWNDVAKFWALLRYDDIRFVSTNPALFTSTHGINIPAPGMPNPVQESSLIFTDPPRHRQLRKLINAGFTRRQGALLEPAIREIVGGLLDGIEPGSVHDFVDTIAAPLPARVIAELLGVPREDREQFRAWTDTVIATAGANHDLDAFETAGRLYHCIRQLVAASRTAGGDDVLAVLAGARADGLGLSDEELLDFSFLLLASGIETTRSLLALGTLALIAHPDQRRLLVDDPTLVPGGVEEMLRWTSPVTHMARTATADAEIRGQRIAEGELVVMLYGSANRDEDVFGSDAEEFKVTRSPNPHIAFGSGEHACVGAQLARLTATVFFGELLGRFPDLELGGEVDRMPATMLPLVTRMPVRFGG, encoded by the coding sequence ATGCAGAGTTCGTTTCCGTTGCACTCCCCCGACTTCTACGCGGGCGATCCCTACCCCTGCTACCAAGAGCTACGCGCGACGGCACCGGTGTGCTGGAACGACGTCGCCAAGTTCTGGGCGCTGCTGCGCTACGACGACATCCGCTTCGTGTCGACGAACCCGGCGCTGTTCACCTCCACCCACGGCATCAACATTCCCGCGCCGGGCATGCCGAATCCCGTGCAGGAAAGCAGCCTCATCTTCACCGACCCGCCGCGGCACCGGCAGCTGCGCAAGCTGATCAACGCCGGATTCACCCGCCGCCAAGGCGCGCTGCTGGAACCGGCGATCCGCGAGATCGTGGGCGGGTTGCTGGACGGCATCGAGCCGGGCTCGGTACACGACTTCGTCGATACCATTGCCGCTCCCCTGCCGGCGCGCGTGATCGCCGAACTACTCGGTGTTCCGCGCGAGGACCGCGAGCAATTCCGGGCCTGGACGGATACGGTGATCGCCACCGCCGGCGCCAACCACGATCTCGACGCCTTCGAGACCGCGGGCCGGCTCTATCACTGCATCCGCCAGCTGGTCGCGGCCAGCCGCACCGCCGGTGGCGACGACGTGTTGGCGGTGCTGGCCGGCGCGCGGGCCGACGGGCTTGGGCTCAGTGACGAAGAGCTGCTTGACTTTTCGTTCCTGCTGCTGGCCTCCGGAATCGAAACCACCCGCAGCCTGCTCGCGCTCGGCACGCTGGCGCTGATCGCGCACCCCGACCAACGCCGGCTACTCGTCGACGATCCGACGTTGGTCCCCGGGGGCGTCGAGGAGATGTTGCGCTGGACCAGCCCCGTGACGCACATGGCCCGCACCGCCACGGCCGACGCCGAGATTCGCGGTCAGCGGATCGCCGAGGGTGAATTAGTGGTGATGCTGTACGGGTCGGCCAACCGTGACGAGGACGTATTCGGTTCCGACGCCGAAGAATTCAAGGTGACCCGGAGTCCGAACCCGCACATCGCCTTCGGCTCCGGTGAACATGCTTGTGTCGGTGCGCAATTGGCCCGTCTCACGGCGACGGTGTTTTTCGGCGAGCTGCTGGGCCGCTTTCCCGATCTGGAGCTGGGCGGCGAGGTGGACCGGATGCCGGCCACCATGTTGCCGTTGGTGACCCGCATGCCGGTGCGGTTCGGCGGCTAG
- a CDS encoding MFS transporter, which yields MARVAISCLVGSAIEFYDFLIYGTAAALVFPAVFFPNLTPGMAMIASMGTFATAFLSRPIGAAVFGYFGDRLGRKKTLISTLLIMAVATVSVGLVPSTASIGMAAPLILMGLRLLQGFAVGGEWAGSALLSAEYAPGGRRGLYGMFTLLGGGVAGVLSSLTFLGVNVTIGEYSPEFLQWGWRIPFLISSVLIALALYVRLNIDETPVFAEEKSRDLVPKAPLAEVFRLQGREIVLAAGSVLCTMAFCYMGNTYFTMYAHTHLGYTRGFIWSIGVLSGLVSIASVIASAILSDRFGRRRIMLVGWAACVPWAFVVIPLIDTGDKALYAVAIVGTFAISGIGSGPIGAFIPELFATRYRYSGSALAINLAGVFGGALPPLIAGTLLATYGGWSIGVMLAALALTSLVSAYLLPEMHGTSL from the coding sequence ATGGCGCGGGTCGCGATCTCGTGTCTGGTCGGCTCGGCAATCGAGTTCTACGACTTCCTGATCTACGGCACCGCGGCGGCGCTGGTGTTTCCCGCCGTGTTCTTTCCGAACCTCACACCCGGCATGGCGATGATCGCCTCGATGGGAACGTTCGCCACGGCATTTTTGTCGCGACCCATCGGCGCGGCCGTCTTCGGGTACTTCGGCGACCGGCTGGGCCGCAAGAAGACGCTGATCTCCACGTTGCTGATCATGGCCGTGGCCACCGTGAGTGTCGGCCTGGTTCCCAGCACCGCGTCCATCGGGATGGCGGCGCCGTTGATCCTGATGGGGCTGCGGCTGCTGCAGGGTTTTGCGGTGGGCGGCGAATGGGCCGGGTCGGCGTTGTTGAGCGCCGAATACGCCCCGGGCGGTCGACGTGGTTTGTACGGCATGTTCACCCTGCTGGGCGGCGGTGTCGCCGGAGTGCTGAGCAGCCTGACCTTCCTCGGCGTGAACGTCACGATCGGCGAATACAGCCCCGAGTTTCTGCAGTGGGGATGGCGGATACCGTTCCTGATCAGCTCGGTGTTGATCGCACTGGCGTTGTACGTGCGGCTCAACATCGACGAGACTCCGGTGTTCGCCGAGGAAAAGTCACGCGACCTGGTGCCGAAAGCGCCGCTGGCCGAGGTGTTTCGCCTGCAGGGCCGGGAGATCGTGTTGGCCGCCGGCAGCGTGCTGTGCACGATGGCGTTCTGCTACATGGGCAACACGTATTTCACGATGTATGCGCACACGCACCTGGGTTACACGCGCGGCTTCATCTGGTCGATCGGCGTGCTGAGCGGTCTGGTGAGCATCGCGTCGGTAATCGCGTCGGCGATTCTGAGCGATCGATTCGGCCGGCGCCGGATCATGTTGGTGGGCTGGGCGGCCTGTGTGCCGTGGGCGTTCGTGGTGATCCCCCTGATCGACACCGGCGATAAGGCCTTGTATGCGGTTGCGATTGTCGGCACCTTCGCGATCTCCGGGATCGGCAGCGGACCCATCGGAGCCTTTATCCCCGAACTCTTCGCGACCCGTTACCGCTATAGCGGCTCGGCACTGGCGATCAACCTGGCCGGCGTCTTCGGTGGAGCGCTTCCGCCGCTGATCGCCGGGACGCTGCTGGCGACCTACGGCGGCTGGTCGATCGGGGTGATGCTGGCTGCCCTCGCGTTGACCAGCCTGGTCTCGGCCTATCTGCTGCCCGAAATGCACGGGACGTCGCTGTAG
- a CDS encoding alpha/beta fold hydrolase: MVIEIARPKLEGNVAVGDDRQIGFAEFGDPLGRAVFWLHGTPGARRQIPTEARVYAEEHGIRLIGLDRPGIGSSTPHRYENIRAFADDLGTIADTLGIDKMAVIGLSGGGPYALACAAVLPDRVVAAGVLGGVAPFVGDEGISSGLMNLGKRVAPLLRLGGDPLRIGASLMVRAIRPVANTALYLYAAISPEADRRLLTRPEFGAMFLDDLLNGSRKQLAAPFNDVILFVRDWGFRLDEVKVPVRWWHGDSDHIVPFAHGQHVASKLADCELFVLPGESHLAGLGRGEEILATLMKIWDEQA, translated from the coding sequence ATGGTCATCGAGATCGCCCGTCCGAAGCTCGAAGGAAACGTCGCCGTCGGCGACGACCGCCAAATCGGGTTCGCCGAATTCGGTGACCCCCTGGGCCGGGCGGTGTTCTGGCTGCACGGCACCCCGGGTGCCCGCCGGCAAATTCCGACCGAGGCCCGCGTCTACGCCGAAGAACACGGCATCCGGCTGATCGGGCTGGATCGGCCGGGGATCGGCTCGTCGACGCCGCACCGCTACGAGAACATCCGGGCGTTCGCCGATGACCTGGGCACGATCGCCGACACCCTCGGTATCGACAAGATGGCCGTCATCGGCCTGTCCGGCGGGGGCCCGTACGCACTCGCCTGTGCCGCGGTGCTGCCCGATCGCGTCGTGGCGGCCGGGGTGCTCGGGGGCGTCGCGCCGTTCGTCGGCGACGAAGGGATCAGCAGCGGTCTGATGAACCTGGGCAAGCGGGTGGCGCCGTTGTTGCGGCTGGGCGGCGACCCGCTGCGGATCGGCGCCAGCCTGATGGTCCGGGCCATCCGTCCGGTCGCGAACACCGCGCTGTATCTGTATGCCGCGATATCGCCGGAAGCCGACCGGCGGCTGCTCACCCGGCCCGAGTTCGGCGCCATGTTCCTGGACGATTTGCTCAACGGCAGCCGCAAACAGCTCGCGGCCCCGTTCAACGACGTCATCCTGTTCGTCCGGGACTGGGGGTTCCGGCTCGACGAGGTCAAGGTCCCGGTCCGGTGGTGGCACGGCGACAGCGACCACATCGTGCCCTTTGCCCACGGCCAGCACGTGGCGTCCAAGCTGGCGGACTGCGAATTGTTCGTGCTGCCCGGCGAAAGTCATCTGGCCGGGCTGGGCCGCGGCGAAGAGATCCTGGCCACGCTGATGAAAATATGGGACGAGCAGGCCTGA
- a CDS encoding acyl-CoA synthetase, whose amino-acid sequence MLLASLNPAAVTATDIPDAVKIDGAVLSRSDLVGGATSVAERVAGADRVAVLATPSVSTVLAVTGCLIAGVPFVPVPSDVGAAERKHMLTDSGAQAWLGPEPDEPEGLPHIPVRLHARSWHRYPEPAPEATAMVIYTSGTTGAPKGVVVSRRAIAADLDALAQAWQWTPDDVLVHGLPLFHIHGLVLGLLGSLRMGNRFVHTGKPTPAGYAKAHTESGGTLYFAVPTVWSRVAADQTAAETLRSARLLVSGSAALPIPVFDRLEQLTGHRPIERYGASESLITVSTRADGERRPGWVGLPLSGVETRLLDDAGDPVPHDGETVGKLAVRGPTLFDGYLNRPEATAEVFDADGWYSTGDVAVIDGEGMHRIVGRESVDLIKSGGYRIGAGEIETSLLGHPGVQEAAVVGMPDDDLGQRIVAFVVGASDLNADELINFVAQDLSIHKRPREVRFVDALPRNAMGKVVKKQLLSEG is encoded by the coding sequence GTGCTGCTCGCCTCGCTGAATCCCGCTGCCGTGACCGCCACCGACATCCCCGACGCGGTCAAGATCGACGGCGCCGTATTGAGTCGCAGCGACCTGGTCGGCGGTGCCACGTCGGTGGCCGAACGCGTCGCCGGGGCGGACCGGGTCGCGGTCCTGGCCACCCCGAGCGTGTCGACCGTGCTGGCGGTCACCGGCTGCCTGATCGCCGGCGTCCCGTTCGTCCCGGTGCCCTCCGATGTCGGCGCGGCCGAACGCAAGCACATGCTGACCGACTCCGGCGCGCAGGCCTGGTTGGGACCCGAGCCTGACGAGCCCGAAGGGCTGCCGCACATCCCGGTACGACTGCACGCGCGCTCCTGGCATCGCTATCCCGAGCCGGCGCCCGAGGCCACCGCAATGGTCATCTACACCTCCGGCACCACGGGAGCGCCCAAGGGCGTCGTGGTGAGCCGCCGCGCCATCGCCGCCGACCTGGATGCGCTGGCGCAGGCCTGGCAGTGGACTCCCGACGATGTACTGGTGCACGGCTTGCCGCTGTTTCACATCCACGGCTTGGTGCTGGGTCTGCTCGGGTCGCTGCGGATGGGAAATCGCTTCGTACACACCGGAAAACCGACACCGGCCGGCTATGCGAAGGCCCACACGGAGTCCGGTGGCACCCTGTACTTCGCGGTGCCGACGGTGTGGTCGCGGGTGGCGGCCGATCAGACGGCGGCCGAGACATTGCGATCGGCACGGCTGCTGGTGTCCGGTAGCGCGGCGCTTCCGATACCGGTGTTCGACCGGCTGGAACAGCTGACCGGGCACCGGCCCATCGAACGCTACGGCGCCTCGGAGTCGTTGATCACGGTGTCGACGCGCGCCGACGGTGAACGCCGCCCGGGCTGGGTCGGGCTGCCGCTGAGTGGCGTCGAGACCAGACTGCTCGACGACGCCGGCGACCCCGTCCCGCACGACGGGGAAACGGTTGGCAAGCTTGCGGTTCGGGGCCCGACCCTGTTCGACGGGTACCTGAATCGGCCGGAGGCCACCGCGGAGGTTTTCGATGCCGACGGTTGGTACTCCACCGGCGATGTCGCGGTCATCGACGGCGAGGGAATGCACCGCATCGTCGGCCGCGAATCGGTTGACCTGATCAAATCGGGGGGATATCGCATTGGCGCAGGCGAAATCGAGACATCGCTATTGGGGCACCCCGGCGTGCAGGAGGCGGCCGTTGTCGGAATGCCCGACGACGACCTGGGCCAGCGCATCGTCGCGTTCGTGGTCGGCGCTTCCGATCTCAACGCCGACGAACTGATTAACTTTGTCGCCCAAGACCTTTCGATACACAAACGCCCGCGCGAGGTGCGGTTCGTGGACGCGTTGCCGCGCAACGCGATGGGCAAGGTCGTCAAGAAGCAGTTGCTGTCCGAGGGATGA